AGAGATCTCTTCCAACCGATTTATGTCCCTGCATGACTGGAAACGGTTTCATGAGTAGATGTTCATGCATAGTCATTCACGCTTTGACGAGGACTTCCCGTCAGCGCTAATCTCTCCTCTTGACCCTGCAGGACGGTTACATAGACTTCATGGAATACGTGGCTGCTCTCAGTCTGGTGATGCGAGGAAAGATGGAGCACAAGCTACGCTGGTATTTTAAGCTCTATGACGTGGATGGTAACGGCTGCATTGACCGGCATGAACTCCTCAACATAATAAAGGTGCGATTATATATCATGCATCAGCCCCACGCCGGATTACAGAAGCAGGCCCCCGGCCCGTGATGATCTCATTCTGTCCCAACAGGCCATCCGTGCAATCAGCGGGAATGAAAATCAGGACGCCAGCGCCGAGGATTTCACAAACCGTGTGTTTGACAGGATCGATATAAATGGAGAtggtgagtctgtgtgtgttctggcaCCATTGAGAGGGATTTAGGAATAAATCCACTGTGGGGTTGGAACGAGTGGACACATCTTCACTCAGGAAACACACCACATTGACTTCACTTGGGATTTTAAGAGGAAATCACACATTTACTTGAAAAAGCAATCGTTCCACTCCCGCAGGCGAGCTGTCCTTGGAGGAGTTTGTGGCTGGCGCTCGCAGTGACGAGGATTTCATGGAGGTGATGATCAAAAGTCTGGACCTCACCCACATCGTGGCCATGATCCACAACAGGAGGCGCAGCGTTTAAACCCGGCACAGGCCCACTACCCCGTCCTCATTCACGATTTGGCCCCAGAGCGGTATAAAAGAAAACGCAATTTATAGACTGAGATTTCCATTAAGATTGAATCCAGTTCATTATAACGTCAGGGTATTGCAAACACTgacatttctttatatttatatatatatatataatgcactTTTAAAAGCATTTGATGACTCGGCCAACCTTTTAAACTGGTCATTGTTGTACGCAACTTTCAATGCTGCATATTTGTACTGTAAAAATCAATGACGCAAGTCGTTCAACCATTCTTCTTTGCTTGACACTATAGCGCTCAGCTTTCAGCATTTATAATCAGCAAATTAGGTTTTAACGATTCAATTCCAATATTGGCAGAACAAAATTCTCGCCAATTTTAGCTAATATCCTTTCATAAAAGCTGCATTTTCTGGAATACGGTGCGAGTATGTTCCACCTTCAGTATCCAGCCTCTACCAACAAGGTAAACAGACACATTACAGGAAATAAAATCTCCCTTTTGGCAAGGACAATGATTCACCTGCCACCAATAATGCTCTGAGGCAGCAATGCAACACCTTCTCTTTTCTCCGCTTCACATAACCAGgcttttattatataataatggAAAGAGATCAAACCATCTACAGAAACTGACATTCCCATAAGATGCAGCACAAATTTAACAAAGGCTTTCagctaaataaaacacacagaaaaaaagcaaaaatgccAATAcgacatttatttaatactaATATTTTACATGAATTGActtcccaaaaaaaataaataggagCTCCTCTTccaaccagcagggggcagtgaAATAACTGGATTGATTCTCCCGAGCTCATCTATTCCCCAAACGTTAATCTTTAAGAGCATAAATTCACCCTTCGTCTTGCCGTCGTCGTGTTATGACAGGAAGTCATAAAGGTACCCGACAATATCAAAATTCACTGTCCTGGAAGATCAAGGAACGAAAGCACAACCTCAGTGTGTAACTTATTGATAAGCGTTATATCAGCAGACTCTAAACACACCTGGATATGGCACAGATGAAGTCAAAAGAGACGGCGCATTTGTACTTCGGGGCGTCGAGCTGGTCGTCATGGCTGACCTGCGTCAACAGCTGCAACGTCACCAAGGAGGAGATCTAGATGGAGAACACAGGGCCACTGAAACGACTCGCTTCTGCTTCTCTCAACAAACACTCAGTGATATGAGCCAGCTGCACAGACACGGGTCAAGCCTAACTtactaaaaaaaatactcaaatacAGATGAGCAGATCCCAAAACGCATGCACAGTTCTAAGATACTGACAAAAAACGAAAGTATAAATAATGAGGTCCAGAACCTGCGAGCGATATAAAatcaggtttaaaaaaagaaatcacagatCTGACTGGACACCCACCTGGGAGAAGATGCTGGCGGTGGGGGCGACTCTGCTGTCCACCACGCTGTAGAAAACGGCCAGCAAGCGGTCCAGAGGGAAGGGCTTGGGCCCCAGAAGGTGGTTACTGGTCTAGAAGGCCAAAATAAATTCATGTCCCATTAAAATTGTGTTTAACGCTCTCGACAATCAAAGCCAGAGTTAACGTAGGATTATATATGTTGAgaccttttcatttttcttctggaattttgttttctttattttaccgTGGTGCTgtcaggaaggagagaaggcaagataattacatttaaatgcatcacaaacttatttaaataaaaatactgaatcataaaaaggcaaaacaaaaaaggtgaaATGCCTCCACCTTCAGGAAAAAGCGTTTATCTGTGCGGGCGGGGTTGTAGGAGGCGAGGTAGGCAGCGATCAGCAGGAACTTGGAGTAATACGGCAGTTCGATGTGAGTGTGAGCAGATAAACCTGAGGAGACAAAGTCAAAGAGAATCCTCACATACGTTCTCATTAAATGTCTTTGATGCATGATTTTCAGTAAAAACAGAATTTGGTGGTAATACCTACTAATTTTTAGCGATCAAGATTTAAAACGGCACAGGGATGATCGAAACATCCGCTGTCCAATCGTATTACGTCAGCGACTGAAACAGGGTACCTCTCAAGGCTCCAGCCTCCTCCTGAATTTGCTGCATCTGCTCCCACTGAAGGCTGCACGgggaaaagaggggggggggggtcacaaggaTGAAGAGAAAGCACAGCAAACAAGCAGCGTGCGTCCCTGGAATGAGTCCTGAGACCGATTTATAGGCAGACCTGGACACTTCTCGGAGGTAAACCGTCTGCATGGCTTTTTTCAAATGCGGCTCGATGTTCCTCCACAGCTTGTGTGTGTCGCTCTCCTTCGCTGAGGACAAACAGCCTAACAGTCACGCGTGTGTGGAGTCGGAGGTCATAAAGAGAAACCGAGACACGCCTTTTATGAACACGGACGGAGGTGAGGCGAATGAAAACCTTTTCCTTGCGTCAGCGGCTCGCAGAACTTTGAGAAGTTGAGGGCGGCCTAGATGAAAGGAGAAAAAGGAAACCTTCAGATCAATGGAAGACGATTCCAGactaaggagagagagagagagagagagcgcccGAGTCTCTGACCAGGTGACGCAGCTCTCTGAGGTCCCGGCACACCGAGTAAAAGACTCCCAGCAGGAGGTTGATGTAGGAGGAGTAAAGCTCCGCCGAATACGAGGGGTGTCTGTCCCGGAACAAAATCTGCTGCAGCTCACCTAAtattagacagacagacagacggacggacggacggacggagggGGGTAATACTTCACCATCGTCGGGTTTACACAAAGAACATAAAAAGCAACGCGTCTCCGACAGCTCGGTGCTAAATTCATACGACGTTCCTCCGCAGTCGCTGCTCAAAGTGTTGGAACGGAATCGCAGGTACGAACCTCACATCTCGCACCGCAGCCGGCAAAACGTTTCCTCGTTTCGTTCAGCGTGAGGCGGGTTATTCCTGAGGCGAGCGTGAACAATGATACCTTTGCTGTAGTCGGGGAAGTGGAGCAGGAGAGGCTCGAAGCAGCCGGTGTTGGGTCTGAACTTGTCCCAGACGATCTCACTGAGCAGGACGACGGTAACGTTGTCTTCAACCTGCAGAAGAGACAGGAGGGACAAACGTGTCCTACGGGCACTCTCTACTCCACTTGGGAGAATGTActgaaacatttttaattctgcTCGAATCTAATGGTTGATTCAAACAAAATGttccttcctgttcctgtgtggGCTTAAATTTAATCAGGCACaactttaattaaaaactttatgctgcaattaatctcttttacagccaaaaagaagaagaagacatttttatgGTTACTTTTTCCAGCTAAgacaataattaaaaacacatttgaatctTCAGGTAAAAAGATAATCATTGCTGTTTTATAATAAATGGACAACGGATGAAACATTCAGATGCGAGACGCTGGAACCAGGAAGTAGTGTGCTGATTGGTTGGTTAGAAAAACGTTCTGTAATCAGAACAGTTTGGTTCAATCATTTTCTGCCACTCGACTCACCGACCAATCCGCCGTTGGGTTCAAATCTAAATCATCTAAACGCATCTGCCATGATGTAACTGATCCACATTCAGGATGTCGACTAACAACAACACTCCACAACATGCCGTCGCCACGGCAACGCATCACGTTTTTACGTGAGGCGATAGACCCTGAAACTGACAGGAAGCACACACTGGTGGATCAATAGCTAACAAATGTTCTGAATTGACGTACCTTGGAATTGCTATCAGACGAGAGGAATCACCTCCCGTCTCTCTGTCACACCGTGAATAAACCTCGTTAGCCTTTAGCAGGGAGGccataattacaataataacatcatttgaataaacacaaataatcaCGCATGCCTTTGTCCTCTTAATGTCTATAATTAATTGGTACCGAATGTCTGACATCCGTCTGTCCCATCTgcaacgagagagagagagagagagatctgccCTCTCACATCAAGCTCGTCAGGCCCGCCCTTCATCATCCACATCGCGTAACGACGAAGAGCTTCCTCACTTTCTCACCAGTTCCTGAAGACGcaggagagcaggaaggagattcACATCGGCGTCTCGCAGCAGCTCGGCTTTTTCCATCACCTCAGAAACACACGGATGATTTATTTGTGACGGCGATGTTCAATAAATAAGGTTTCACAGTCTAGTGTGAATAAAAGATACTGCGCTGGCTGAACACCGCACTTATTCTGTTTCCTATTTATTCACATAGATTATATTTACTAATCATATTATCAGACAAGCATTTAAATGGCACATCCGAATGCTAACTAATTCAGCATTTTGGtgtggtttatatatatatttcctgGTTCGGGGGTGAAATGTGTGACACTCACGATGTATCGCGTCTGGCTGGCCGGGGACCGGCTGCGCTGCTGCCTGTAGACGCGCACAAAGTCAGCCAGGGAGGGGCTGCGGGGGAGCAGCGAGGCGGCGGCGCGGCCAAACAACGACAGCAGCACCCGCTCAAACAGCAACGCAACAGAGACACACTCGACACAGCTGACGGCGGCATgaggcagctgcagaggaggaggaggaggaggaggaggaggaggaggaggaggaggaggaggaggaggaggagggggagggggaggaggagtgaCGAAAGGCACTCAGCTCAACATCTCTGCAGGTAACACACAGCTTCATTCTCTCCCTGTGATGCAGAGTGAACGTTAACATCTCCCCTGAACCAGAAGATCATTGATTACACATCATTTGGACTTGGTAAAATTCCCTTCGGCATTAATTTGGTGTCGTataataaaattaatttaagaTAAAAGGCGGAGTAATAAATTCTCAAGATTAACAGCTAAATCTCCTCTTTTCTGCACACTTGCGGGAAATTAAATTCACGTTGCCAGGGCAACAACAAACAACCGGGCTCGCTGGCAAAAAGCTACTCACGCTAGCAAAGGGTGTGGATATGAAGTGGAATAGAAAAAGAGGAATAGAATAATCATAAATAatagaaacaggaaatgcatttaTCCTCCACATAAACAAAACTCTTCGGGTTAATCGCATAGATTTATAAACGCTGCTTGATAATTCAtgaggacaggaagcagaggctATGCATTTGATATATTATAATTGTGTTTATATacattttgtgtttgcttttactCGTCTGCAGCATCTCCCTGAGGCTAAAAGCTCCAAGGCTGTGCAGAATTGCTCCCAATCCCGGAAAGCCCTGCTTGTTATATTTAGTTCAAACAAGACATTGTGCAGAAAGATTAACACGGTTTCTGTAAATCTAAATCAGACACCAAACGGCTCAATCGAAATTGGTTAGAAAGGAAATATAAGAACAGCCTTTAAGTGTACTGGAAAAGCTTTAAATCCTTTAAGAAGTAAATGTATCCAACATGAGATCAAATTGAGTGAAGCATTCAAGCTGTAATCCCGGAGCACTTTGAATGAGGTTTATTTCAGCCTCATGTAGTCAGTGAACGAGGCTCATTTAACTGATAATAAGGTTTCTATTAAACCACGTTGCTCCATAGATAACTTTGATGATAGTAAATAACGTTCTCACCTCAAGTTCCTGCAGCAAAATCTGCATCACATGACTCTTCCCAGACGCCCGATGACCGTAGATGAAAATTGAT
This portion of the Brachionichthys hirsutus isolate HB-005 chromosome 22, CSIRO-AGI_Bhir_v1, whole genome shotgun sequence genome encodes:
- the orc5 gene encoding origin recognition complex subunit 5; its protein translation is MTEVLQHPGYEEEKLQRVAEQLPCRLGQVGMLLSLMGQPHHYSYPSIFIYGHRASGKSHVMQILLQELELPHAAVSCVECVSVALLFERVLLSLFGRAAASLLPRSPSLADFVRVYRQQRSRSPASQTRYIVMEKAELLRDADVNLLPALLRLQELVEDNVTVVLLSEIVWDKFRPNTGCFEPLLLHFPDYSKGELQQILFRDRHPSYSAELYSSYINLLLGVFYSVCRDLRELRHLAALNFSKFCEPLTQGKAKESDTHKLWRNIEPHLKKAMQTVYLREVSSLQWEQMQQIQEEAGALRGLSAHTHIELPYYSKFLLIAAYLASYNPARTDKRFFLKHHGKIKKTKFQKKNEKTSNHLLGPKPFPLDRLLAVFYSVVDSRVAPTASIFSQISSLVTLQLLTQVSHDDQLDAPKYKCAVSFDFICAISRTVNFDIVGYLYDFLS
- the guca1aa gene encoding guanylyl cyclase-activating protein 1, translated to MGNSTGSTVDDLQAVEMHLWYKKFMTECPSGQLTLHEFKQFFGIRGLDSEATAYIEQMFRTFDMNKDGYIDFMEYVAALSLVMRGKMEHKLRWYFKLYDVDGNGCIDRHELLNIIKAIRAISGNENQDASAEDFTNRVFDRIDINGDGELSLEEFVAGARSDEDFMEVMIKSLDLTHIVAMIHNRRRSV